The following proteins are co-located in the Micromonospora coriariae genome:
- a CDS encoding DUF456 domain-containing protein, translated as MSLTDSQTAVTVVAGLAILAGLAGVVVPGLPALPLCWGGVLLWAIFGGAGPGGWAVFAAATLVAAGGTVIKYAWPGRNLKRTGVPTSTLLAGGVLGIVGFFVVPVVGLVLGFVAGVWAAERLRLGDSRLAWPSTKQAVKAAGLSMLVEFAAGVVIAALWLAGLLLT; from the coding sequence GTGAGCCTGACCGACTCGCAGACGGCAGTGACAGTGGTGGCCGGGTTGGCCATCCTGGCGGGGTTGGCCGGCGTGGTGGTGCCCGGCCTGCCGGCGCTGCCGCTGTGTTGGGGCGGGGTACTGCTCTGGGCGATCTTCGGCGGCGCGGGCCCGGGTGGCTGGGCGGTGTTCGCCGCCGCGACGCTGGTCGCCGCCGGGGGCACCGTCATCAAGTACGCGTGGCCCGGGCGGAACCTGAAGCGCACAGGCGTGCCGACGTCCACGCTGCTCGCCGGCGGGGTGCTCGGGATCGTCGGGTTCTTCGTGGTGCCGGTGGTGGGGCTGGTGCTCGGCTTCGTCGCCGGGGTGTGGGCGGCGGAGCGTCTGCGGCTCGGTGACTCCAGACTGGCCTGGCCGTCCACCAAGCAGGCGGTCAAGGCCGCTGGTCTGTCGATGCTCGTCGAGTTCGCCGCCGGCGTGGTCATCGCCGCGCTCTGGCTGGCCGGCCTGCTGTTGACCTGA
- a CDS encoding putative bifunctional diguanylate cyclase/phosphodiesterase has protein sequence MAAVPDRTGVNAGRGDAQGYAANWARAVRRLGFVPLSAAETERLLLVHTVRLAQAVRAEPFSARPAEEVGRALVEAHLTEPRALEWSLRALGQDFPRQVLAANDEPADLTERIAAVQGGLAAGFARALRDRTFSQQERIARSAWQARDEVEQALRDSEARFRAVFTGAAIGIGIAGVDGQIIDVNQAFADMLGYSISELREINVSALFHADDAAGMWELYQEMVEGKQDSARMEKRYHRKDGSVVWTDLAVSLIRHDDGRPRFTVAMIEDITERYELQQRLRFQALHDPLTGLPNRTLFFETLGRVLDTAEPGRRVGVCFLDLDGFKAINDSLGHDLGDRLLVMIGRRLAACVAEHGHLVARMGGDEFVILVDGGNDLDDAVAVAEAALAAVAAPVHVGDQQLAVSASVGIVECPAAATTASELMKAADTTLYWAKAAGRGRWAVYDPERSARDIARSALVAGLPAALDRGEFVLHYQPIVSLLEGTMLAVEALVRWEHPELGLIGPDRFIALAEETGLIVRLGEWVLRRACRDAERWWREFPDARLVVSVNLAARQADDPAIVETVADALATSGLPAELLQLELTESAVMGSAGEPLRSLHRLAALGVRLAVDDFGTGYSNLAYLRRLPIHCLKLAGPFVEGIRADGTDAVADHRDERIVDALVRLAHALELWVTAEAVETAVQAERLRALRCDTGQGRYFGAPAPAEAITLRLRGGAAA, from the coding sequence GTGGCCGCCGTCCCGGATCGGACCGGGGTGAACGCCGGCCGGGGCGACGCCCAGGGCTACGCCGCCAACTGGGCCCGCGCGGTACGCCGTCTCGGTTTCGTGCCGCTCAGCGCGGCCGAGACCGAGCGGCTACTGCTCGTGCACACCGTCCGGCTGGCTCAGGCGGTACGGGCCGAACCGTTCTCGGCCCGCCCCGCCGAGGAGGTCGGGCGGGCGCTGGTGGAGGCGCACCTCACCGAGCCCCGGGCGCTCGAGTGGTCGCTGCGCGCCCTCGGTCAGGATTTCCCCCGCCAGGTGCTGGCCGCGAACGACGAGCCGGCGGACCTGACCGAGCGGATCGCAGCGGTGCAGGGCGGCCTGGCCGCCGGGTTCGCCCGTGCGCTGCGCGACCGTACCTTCAGTCAGCAGGAGCGGATCGCCCGGTCGGCCTGGCAGGCGCGGGACGAGGTCGAGCAGGCGCTGCGCGACAGCGAGGCGCGGTTCCGGGCGGTCTTCACCGGCGCCGCGATCGGGATCGGCATCGCCGGGGTGGACGGCCAGATCATCGACGTCAACCAGGCGTTCGCCGACATGCTCGGCTACTCGATCAGCGAGCTGCGTGAGATCAACGTGTCGGCGCTGTTCCACGCCGACGACGCGGCCGGGATGTGGGAGCTGTACCAGGAGATGGTCGAGGGTAAGCAGGACTCGGCCCGAATGGAGAAGCGCTACCACCGCAAGGACGGCAGCGTGGTCTGGACGGATCTGGCCGTCTCGCTGATCCGGCACGACGACGGCCGGCCCCGGTTCACCGTCGCCATGATCGAGGACATCACCGAGCGGTACGAACTCCAGCAGCGGCTCCGCTTCCAGGCGCTGCACGACCCGCTGACCGGGCTGCCCAACCGGACGCTGTTCTTCGAGACGCTGGGCCGGGTCCTCGACACCGCCGAGCCCGGGCGGCGGGTCGGGGTGTGCTTCCTCGACCTGGACGGCTTCAAGGCGATCAACGACAGCCTCGGTCACGACCTCGGTGACCGGCTGTTGGTGATGATCGGCCGGCGGCTGGCCGCGTGCGTGGCGGAGCACGGCCACCTGGTCGCCCGGATGGGTGGCGACGAGTTCGTCATCCTGGTCGACGGCGGGAACGACCTCGACGACGCGGTGGCCGTGGCGGAGGCGGCGTTGGCCGCCGTCGCCGCCCCGGTGCACGTCGGTGACCAGCAACTGGCCGTCTCGGCCAGCGTGGGCATCGTGGAGTGCCCCGCCGCGGCGACCACCGCCTCGGAGCTGATGAAGGCCGCGGACACCACGCTCTACTGGGCCAAGGCCGCGGGCCGGGGCCGGTGGGCGGTCTACGACCCGGAGCGCAGCGCCCGGGACATCGCCCGTTCGGCGCTGGTCGCCGGGCTGCCGGCGGCGCTGGACCGGGGCGAGTTCGTGCTGCACTACCAGCCGATCGTGTCGCTGTTGGAGGGCACCATGCTCGCGGTGGAGGCGCTCGTCCGGTGGGAGCACCCGGAGCTGGGCCTGATCGGGCCGGATCGGTTCATCGCCCTGGCCGAGGAGACCGGCCTGATCGTCCGGCTCGGTGAGTGGGTGCTGCGGCGGGCCTGCCGCGACGCCGAGCGGTGGTGGCGGGAGTTCCCCGACGCCCGGTTGGTGGTAAGCGTCAACCTGGCCGCCCGGCAGGCCGACGACCCGGCGATCGTGGAGACGGTGGCCGACGCGCTGGCCACCAGCGGGCTGCCGGCGGAGCTGCTGCAACTGGAGTTGACCGAGAGCGCCGTGATGGGTAGCGCGGGCGAGCCGCTGCGCAGCCTGCACCGGCTCGCCGCGCTGGGCGTCCGGTTGGCGGTGGACGACTTTGGCACCGGGTACTCCAACCTGGCGTACCTGCGGCGGCTGCCGATCCACTGCCTGAAGCTGGCCGGCCCGTTCGTCGAGGGCATCCGCGCCGACGGAACGGACGCCGTGGCCGACCACCGCGACGAGCGGATCGTCGACGCGCTGGTCCGTCTGGCGCACGCGCTGGAGTTGTGGGTCACCGCCGAGGCGGTGGAGACCGCTGTGCAGGCCGAGCGGCTGCGGGCGCTGCGCTGCGACACCGGGCAGGGGCGGTACTTCGGGGCTCCGGCGCCAGCCGAGGCGATCACCCTCCGGCTGCGCGGCGGGGCGGCGGCGTGA
- a CDS encoding SAM-dependent methyltransferase: MPDGLPTEIDLTRPSAARVYDYFLGGAHNFEIDRRLAEQIASMTPNLAATMRSGREFLRRAVRALLDAGIDQFLDIGSGIPTVGNVHEVAQGANPKARVVYVDIDPVAVAHSRELLAGNDLTGVIHADLRDPERILAETRELGLIDFSRPMGILLAGVVHFIPDADRPEDVLATLRAAAAPGSFLVISHSTFEDQPQEMLDAQRLSARTDTEITLRSRAQITGFFGDWTVLDPGVVHMPLWRPDSPSDVDEHPERFGAFGGVARYDQPAG, from the coding sequence ATGCCGGACGGACTGCCGACCGAGATCGATCTGACCAGGCCGAGCGCGGCCCGGGTGTACGACTATTTTCTGGGCGGGGCGCACAACTTCGAGATCGACCGTCGGCTGGCCGAGCAGATCGCCAGCATGACCCCGAATCTCGCCGCCACCATGCGTTCCGGTCGGGAATTCCTGCGCCGGGCCGTCCGGGCTCTGCTCGACGCCGGCATCGACCAGTTCCTCGACATCGGCTCCGGAATTCCCACCGTGGGCAACGTGCACGAGGTGGCCCAGGGGGCGAACCCCAAGGCCCGGGTGGTCTACGTCGACATCGACCCGGTGGCCGTCGCGCACAGCCGGGAACTGCTCGCCGGCAACGACCTGACCGGGGTGATCCACGCCGATCTGCGCGACCCGGAGCGGATCCTCGCCGAGACCCGCGAGCTGGGGTTGATCGACTTCAGCCGGCCGATGGGCATCCTGCTGGCCGGGGTGGTGCACTTCATCCCGGACGCCGACCGGCCCGAGGACGTCCTGGCCACCCTGCGGGCGGCCGCCGCACCCGGCAGCTTCCTGGTCATCTCGCACTCCACCTTCGAGGACCAGCCGCAGGAGATGCTGGACGCCCAGCGGCTCTCCGCGCGGACGGACACCGAGATCACGCTGCGTTCCCGAGCTCAGATCACCGGCTTCTTCGGCGACTGGACAGTCCTCGACCCGGGCGTCGTGCACATGCCGCTCTGGCGCCCCGACTCGCCGTCCGATGTGGACGAGCACCCGGAGCGGTTCGGCGCCTTCGGGGGCGTCGCTCGGTACGACCAGCCCGCCGGCTGA